The following proteins come from a genomic window of Macrobrachium nipponense isolate FS-2020 chromosome 18, ASM1510439v2, whole genome shotgun sequence:
- the LOC135196673 gene encoding TBC1 domain family member 5 homolog A-like, which yields MALCAQSTTRSLQVTGFQAKVPTKERADGVSSSPSPHTANRISIPSTKGSSTTRINNPTGTQNQESRSLNQRKRQNDYQNQFQTRNTDMKMVNVSRNQQSKQEITSRTNSLIGTTSRTNSTTDKIPRIKTGMIPSSGTKMGITIPVNVMDPTGITSTMISTIPRERNNNYNQNNRDSSQYNTDRYGNNYYNSQEQNSRYNLNNQNRNNQYKRNQDENQYYRIQQRNNQRQQYNDNFNNITGTEIQTTITTLTTTRGHSTNKEISSRGHSTTEKVSTRVPGSHRTSREA from the exons ATGGCACTCTGCGCACAGTCGACTACTCGGTCGCTCCAGGTCACTGGATTCCAGGCCAAGGTCCCCACCAAGGAGAGGGCTGATGGCGTTTCCAGCAGTCCGTCTCCACATACAGCCAACAGAATCAGTATTCCCAGTACCAAAGGCAGCAGTACAACCAGAATCAACAATCCTACAGGAACTCAAAACCAGGAATCTCGCTCCCTGAATCAGAGGAAACGACAGAATGATTACCAAAATCAGTTCCAGACCCGCAATACAGATATGAAAATGGTGAACGTTTCCAGAAACCAGCAGTCCAAACAGGAAATTACTTCCAGGACCAACAGTCTAATAGGAACAACTTCCAGAACCAACAGTACTACAGACAAAATTCCCAGAATCAAAACAGGAATGATCCCCAGTTCAGGAACAAAGATGGGAATAACTATTCCAGTCAACGTTATGGATCCAACAGGAATTACTTCAACAATGATCAGTACAATTCCCAGAGAA AGAAATAACAACTACAACCAGAACAACAGAGACTCATCACAATACAACACAGATAGGTATGGCAACAACTATTACAACTCTCAGGAACAGAACAGCAGATACAACCTGAACAACCAGAACAGAAACAACCAATACAAACGAAATCAGGATGAAAACCAGTATTACAGAATCCAGCAGAGGAACAACCAGAGACAACAGTACAATGATAACTTCAACAACATAACTGGAACAGAGATTCAAACTACAATAACAACCCTGACAACTACCAGAGGTCACAGTACCAACAAGGaaatcagttccagaggtcacaGTACAACAGAGAAGGTCAGTACCAGGGTTCCCGGTTCTCACAGAACCAGCAGAGAAGCCTGA